The DNA segment GCGGGAATTCTCCTGGCCCTGAGTAGAGTGCCAAGTTCAGGTCTTCCTGGCTGGTACGGGTGGGTAATCCAACTGCGGGTCCTGGTCTCTGGCCGAGGTAAATGACTACTGGTGTTTCTATCATTCCTGCCAGTCCCACCCCCTCTTCCATCAGGGCAAATCCACTTCCTGATGTGGCTACAATACTCCGGGCCCCAGCATAGGATGCTCCCAGTGCCATGTTGATGGCTGCTATTTCATCCTCTGCCTGCTCATATACCAGTTCAAATTCATGGGCATTACCTGCCAGGAAGTTCTGTAGGGGAGTGGAAGGGGTCATGGGATAAGATGACATAAAACGACATTCTCCAGCCAGGCATCCAAACCCCACTGCATCGGTACCATTTATCAGGAGCTCATCACGTACTGAGGACTCTCCCTGTAATGAAATATGGATTGTGTCTGTTTCAGATTTCCCTGTTTCAGATTCCATTAAATGTTTACCAATACTGTAACCTGCTTCACCTGCTTTTAAGTCCTTTTGAAGTATTTCCTGGCCTTTCCTGGTGAACATGTCACTGATTAGACCGTCAAATATTTCCCTAGGAATTTTCAACAGACATGACAGGGCTCCTGCTGCAATTACATTGGCAAATATTGGTCCTCCCATTTCCTGGGCAGTTTCCATAAGTGGGATTTCTATAAAATTAGGTCCTGAAACAGAATCAAAAATTTTACTACCCTTCACTGATTTCAGGTGCTCTGGATCTCCTATAACCAGAGTATCAGATGAAATTCTGTCCTTGAGGTGATTTACTGCCCCAGAACTTAGTGCCAGTAGGATGTCAATTCGATCCACATATGAGGCAACCCTATGGGACGATACTCTTATTTCAGTGGAGTTTTGACCCCCTCTAACCCTCGACATGTATTCTTTGGTTGAGAAAATGTTGTATCCACTTTGTTTTACAGCCTGGGCCAGTATGGCCTCTACTGTCTGGATTCCCTGACCAGCCTCACCACACAGAACCAGGGAAATATCTTCTTCTTTTAGGAAAACAGTCATTATTTCACCCCTTGAAACATATATCTCCTAAAATTTAATCCCTCTCCTAAAATTTAATCCCATTTAAAATTTACATCTTACTTTTTATAGTTAACATTATGAACTGCAATTTACTTAAAATTTAAGTTATCCTGGGCTATGAAGTGGAAAAAAAGTAAATACATAAGAGGGGTATTGGGATTTAAAAAAACATTAGTATGCTAAAAATGTTCTAAATAGCTAATTATAAACTAATTATAATTAATTCCAAAATATACATAAATAAGTTTAAAATTCTTAAGAAAAATAATTTTTAAAGGAAAATTAATGTTTAAAAGAGTGATATGAGAGGTAAAATAAAAAGTTAAATTGAAAAAATGAAATTCAACTTTGAAATGTAATTAACAAAAGTAAATCAAAAAGAGATTAATGGAAGGTTAAACAGAATTATACTGATTTATATCGGTTAAATATTCCTGTTTGCCCCACCATGATGTTTTCATTCTTTTTAATGTTTCCACTGAAAGTAATTCTCGGTTTCATGTGAATCATTTCCATGATGTTTCTCATTTTTTAAGGTTTTCCCCGGGCCCACTCGGCACCAGCTTCCAGTATTTCCAGGTTGGCTGGTACCAGTTTGGGTTTTCTGCGGAAGGTGTGTTCCACTGCTTCGGTGAAAACATGTTTAGGAAGGCCAGTTAAGCCTAATTCCATTATAACTCCCAGCATTGCAGTGTTAGCTGCTCTTTTTACACCATGCTCCTTGGCTATCTTACGGGCCGGTATGGACAGTGTCCTGAGTCCTTCTGGAGTTTCAAACTCACCAATACTGCTTTCGTAGATGATAATTCCACCTTCCCTAACACGGGATGCGAATTTTTCCATGGAGGGCTTGTTCATTGCCACCAGACCATCAGATGTTTGAAGTACAGGGGAACCTATGGGCTCACCAGATATTACCACTGTACAGTCGGATGTTCCTCCTCGCTGTTCCGGTCCGTATGAAGGATACCATGACACGTGTCGCTGGTCATTACAGGCTGCCTGAGCTAAGGTGAGTCCCATACTTAAAACTCCCTGACCTCCGAATCCTGCAATTCGAACCACCTTTCTTGGGAAGGATGGGTCATCCCGGGCCCTCCCATGAAGTGTCATCTTGAACTTCGAAGATGTCTTCCAAGGATTCCTGTGAAAAGTCACTACTTGCCCTGCAGAGGGTTTCTGTTTCGCTTCTTTTGTCCCGGAAGTTTTTCAGGGGGAATTCCTTGGTCATCTCATTGTTAAACGAAGTCTTCGGTTGCCTGGGCATCCATTCTAAGGTTGGTAGGGCAGGGTGAAAGTACTTCCACAAATGCATAGCCTTTACTATCCTTTGAACTTCAAGGGCTTTTTTCACTGCCCTTTTAGCTCTTCGAATGTTTTTAGGGGTCTGCTACAGATACGCGTTCAATGAAGACCGGTGCTCTCCAGGTTGTCCAGTAATTCTGCCATGTGCATGGGGTAACCCATGTAACGTGGGTCCCGGCCTGCAGGGCAGGTTACAGTGACTTCCCCAACCAGGGTGGTGGGTGCCATCTGTCCACCGGTCATTCCGTAGACAGTGTTGTTTACAAAGAACACTGCCATTTTTTCTCCCCGGTTAGCGGCCTGGATGGTTTCATTCAACCCTATTGATGCCAGGTCTCCATCTCCCCTGGTATAACATTACCACTGCATTTTCTTCTGCACGGGATATTCCCGGTTCCCACTGCTGGTGCACGTCCGTGTGCAACCTGTACGTGTCCACAGTCAAAGTAGTAGTAAGCGAAAACTGCACATCCCACTGGACTGGTCATGACTGTGCGGTCCTGTATTCCCAGTTCATCCATAGCTTCTCCTATGAGTTTGTGGAGTATTCCATGGCCACATCCTGGACAGTAGTGAGTGGCGGTTGGTGCGCTTCCACCTTTACGGGGAAACTCATCCAGCATGGATTCTGGTTTTTTGAGGACTTTTTCATCCATCTTTACTTGGTTAACTTTATCCATGGTGTTATCAAGCGTCATCAGTTACCACCTTCCATTCATGGATCTTGTCTATGATGCTTTTCTGGTCTATGAGGTTTCCACCCATACGGTTCACCAGTTCCACTGGGCGCTGGCAGCCGATTGCCAGGATTACATCTTCTCTCATTTGACCGTTACTCATTTCAACTGATAAAAACTGACAGTCTTTCCGGGCTAGTTCTCTTAATCGTTCTTCGGGGAATGGGAACAGTGTTTTTGGACGGAAGAGTCCTGCTTTTATACCTTCTGCTCGAACCATGTCCACTGCTGAACGGGCCACTCGGCTGCTTATACCATAGGCTACCAGAATGATATCTGCATCATCGGTCAAGTATTCCTCGTAGTCCACCTCGTTTTCGCGGATGGTCTGGTATTTATCCTGTAAACGGTAGTTGAAGTCTTCAAGCTGGTCGAAGTCCAGGAATATGCTGGTTACCAGGTTGCCTCTTGTTTCGCGGTTGCCCCCT comes from the uncultured Methanobacterium sp. genome and includes:
- a CDS encoding 2-oxoacid:acceptor oxidoreductase family protein, which encodes MTVFLKEEDISLVLCGEAGQGIQTVEAILAQAVKQSGYNIFSTKEYMSRVRGGQNSTEIRVSSHRVASYVDRIDILLALSSGAVNHLKDRISSDTLVIGDPEHLKSVKGSKIFDSVSGPNFIEIPLMETAQEMGGPIFANVIAAGALSCLLKIPREIFDGLISDMFTRKGQEILQKDLKAGEAGYSIGKHLMESETGKSETDTIHISLQGESSVRDELLINGTDAVGFGCLAGECRFMSSYPMTPSTPLQNFLAGNAHEFELVYEQAEDEIAAINMALGASYAGARSIVATSGSGFALMEEGVGLAGMIETPVVIYLGQRPGPAVGLPTRTSQEDLNLALYSGPGEFP
- a CDS encoding thiamine pyrophosphate-dependent enzyme, whose protein sequence is MNETIQAANRGEKMAVFFVNNTVYGMTGGQMAPTTLVGEVTVTCPAGRDPRYMGYPMHMAELLDNLESTGLH
- a CDS encoding 2-oxoacid:acceptor oxidoreductase family protein, encoding MTLHGRARDDPSFPRKVVRIAGFGGQGVLSMGLTLAQAACNDQRHVSWYPSYGPEQRGGTSDCTVVISGEPIGSPVLQTSDGLVAMNKPSMEKFASRVREGGIIIYESSIGEFETPEGLRTLSIPARKIAKEHGVKRAANTAMLGVIMELGLTGLPKHVFTEAVEHTFRRKPKLVPANLEILEAGAEWARGKP